The Endozoicomonas sp. 4G DNA segment AGGCTCTGTCCTACGCCATCAACCGTGACGCCATCACTCAATACGTGAAAGGTCAGGGTGAGAAGTCTGCTTACACCTTCACCCCTGAAACCATCAGCGGCTTTGTTCCACCTGTCACAGACTTCAGTGAAATGTCTCAGGCTGAGCGGAATGCGGAAGCCAAACGCCTGCTGTCTGAAGCCGGATACGGTCCAGACAATCCTCTGGAAGTCAATCTGCTGTACAACACAGACGAAGCTCACAAGAAAATCGCTATCGCCATTGGCCAGATGTGGAAACCGCTGGGTGTGAAAGTGACACTGGAGAATCAGGAGTGGAAAACCTTCCTGGACTCTCAGGCTGAGGGAGATTTCGATATAGCCCGTGCAGGCTGGATTGGCGACTACAATGAAGCCTCAACCTTCCTGGATCTGAATACTTCTACCCATGGAAAAAACGATGCCCAGTTTAAAAACGAGGCATACGACAAACTGTTGGCTAAATCCAGAGTCGTGACCAGCGACGAAGAGCGCTCCAAACTCTACACAGAAGCCGAGAAGATTCTGGCTGAAGAGATGCCTGTCGCTCCTATCTACCAATACGTAATCAGCCGACTGGTTAAGCCCTATGTAGGCGGTTACACCGTGAGCAATGTTGAGGACAACATTTACACCAGAGATCTGTATATCGAGAAGCATTAATTCCTCTCTTGTGGTTCCCGTGCTGTAGCGTGGGAACCCGTTGTACGAGTTGCGAACGTTTTGCGACATCCTCGGGAGCGTAGGAACGAGTTTTTGAGGGAACATGACTAACTGATGGTGTACCTATGTTTATATTTATTTTGAGACGTATCGGCGTTGCCATTCCAACGCTGTTTATTCTCGTGCTGTTGTCGTTTTTCCTGATGCAGATGGCCCCCGGCAGTCCTTTCACCGGCGATTTCAATATGCCACCGGAAATCCTGGCCAATCTGGAAGCCAAGTACCATCTGGACAAGCCACTGTGGCAACAATTTGCTTACTACCTGAAAGATCTTTTGCACGGCGATCTGGGGCCGTCTTTCAAGTACAAGGATTACACCGTTAACGAACTGGTGGCCCAGAGCTTCCCGGTTTCTATGACCATTGGCTCACTGGCGTTTGTACTCACTGTGATCGTCGGGGTTGGACTGGGCACACTGGCGGCCCTGAAACAAAACTCCTGGGTCGACTACACCGTGATGACTTTCTCCATGGTGGGTGTCGTGCTGCCTTCTTTTGTGATTGCGCCGCTGATGGTGTTGCTATTTTCCATCACCCTGAAATGGCTGCCCGCAGGTGGCTGGAACGATGGCAGCTTGCAGAACATGATTCTGCCTGTGGCGGCCATGGGTATTCTTTATGTTGCGGCCATCGCCCGTATTATGCGTTCCAGTATGATTGAAACCCTGAACAGTAACTTTATTCGTACTGCCCGGGCCAAGGGTTTGCCAAAGCATCACATAATTCTTAAACATGCCCTGAAACCGGCGCTGCTGCCTGTGGTTTCTTATCTGGGCCCGGCTTTCGTCGGCATTATCACCGGCTCAGTGGTGATTGAAACGGTGTTTGGCCTGCCCGGCATGGGTCAGCATTTTGTTAACGGTGCACTGAACCGGGATTACTCGCTGGTACTGGGGCTGACCATCATCATTGGCTCACTGACCATCCTGTTCACCGCTATCGTCGATATTCTCTACGGGCTGATCGATCCGAAAATCAGGGTGGGGGGTTAAACCATGGCGTCTATTTCCTTGAAAAACCGCACTGTGAATAACATGGTGAAAAAAGAAAGCCACCAGGCTGTGGAAAACTTTTCCCAACAGCTGGAGATTGAAGGACGCAGCCTTTGGGCCGATGCCCGCCGACGTTTCCTGAGTAACAAGGCCGCAGTCGCCAGTATGATCGTGCTGGCCGCAGTCACCTTGCTGATTATCTTTGGCCCCATGGCCAGCCAGTTCACTTACGACGAAATTGACTGGGCCAATATGGCGGCACCGCCGTCTATGGAAACCGGCCACTTTTTTGGTACGGATCACCTGGGCCGGGATCTTTTTGTGCGTACCCTTGAAGGCGGGCGAATCTCGTTCATGGTGGGTGCCCTGGGGGCGCTGGTCGCCGTGATCATTGGCACGATTTACGGTGCCATGGCGGGCTTCCTGGGAGGCCGTGTTGATAATCTGATGATGCGGGCACTGGAAATCCTTCAGTCTTTCCCGTTTATGTTCCTGGTAATCCTGATGATTACCTTTTTCGGACGCTCCATACTACTGATCTTTATCGCCATAGGGGCCGTCTCCTGGCTGGATATGGCGCGTATCGTCAGAGGCCAGACCCTGAGCCTGAAGAGCAAGGAGTTTGTCGAAGCGGCCATTATCAGTGGTGCCAATTCCAGCCAGATTATTCGCCGTCACCTGATTCCTAACCTGCTGGGCATTGTGGTGGTTTACGCCTCTTTGCTGGTCCCTGGCATGATTCTGTTTGAATCCTTCCTGAGCTTCCTGGGACTGGGTGTACAGGAACCCATGACCAGCTGGGGCGCACTGGTTAACGAGGGTGCCATTTCGATGGAAGTGGCGATCTGGCAACTGGCCTTCCCGACTTCTTTCCTGGTGATTACTCTGTTCTGTTTCAACTTTATTGGCGATGGGCTGCGTGATGCCCTGGACCCGAAGGATCGTTGATATGCATTTATTAGATGTCGATAACCTGCGGGTTAGATTTACGACACCCGACGGGGATGTTACCGCGGTAAACAATATGACCTTCTCCCTGGATTCCGGTGAAACACTGGGTCTGGTAGGGGAGTCCGGTTCCGGTAAAAGCCAGACCGCTTTTGCCCTTATGGGACTGCTGGCGAAAAACGGCATTATCGAAGGTTCGGCCCGGTTTGAAGGCCAGAATATTCTGGGCCTGAGCGAAGCGGAGCTGAACCACATTCGTGCCGAAAAGATCTCCATGATCTTCCAGGATCCCATGACCTCGCTGAACCCTTACATGAAAGTCGGGCCTCAGCTGATGGAAGTGTTACAGCTGCACAAAGGCATGAGCAAAAAAGAAGCCTTTGAAGAATCCGTCAGGATGCTGGATGCGGTAAAAATTCCTGAAGCTCGCAAGCGTATGAGTATGTATCCCCATGAGTTTTCAGGGGGTATGCGTCAGCGGGTGATGATTGCCATGGCACTGCTGTGCCGTCCCAAACTGTTGATTGCTGACGAACCGACCACCGCCCTGGACGTGACCGTTCAGGCCCAGATCATGGAACTGTTGAATGAGCTGAAGACCGAGTTCAACACCGCCATCATTATGATCACTCACGATCTGGGTGTGGTGGCGGGTATCTGTGACAAGGTGCTGGTGATGTACGCCGGTCGTACCATGGAATACGGTACCACCAACGAGGTTTTCTATGATCCTCGTCACCCTTACTCCCGTGGTCTGCTGGGGGCGATTCCCCGGCTGGATACCGAGGGTGAAATTCTGCCGACCATTCCGGGCAACCCTCCCAACCTGTTGAGTCTGCCCCCGGGCTGTCCTTTTCAGGAGCGTTGCCCTCATGTTCAGCCACGTTGCCAGCGGGAAGCACCACCTCTGGAGAACTTTGGTGACGGTCGTCAGAAAGCCTGCTTCTGGACACCCGATAACTCAGCCAATGCCTTCGATGGACCACTGAATACTTCCGGCAGGTCCGTTAATTCTTACAATAGGGAGGTGGTAGTATGAGCCTTCAGCTTACAGAAAGCCTTCAGCCTGTAGAAAGCCCTCAGCCTGTAGAAAGCCCTCAGCCTGTAGAAAGCCCTCAGCCTGTAGAAAGCCCTCAGCCTGTAGAAAGCCCTCAGCCTGTAGAAAGCCTTCAGCCTATTTTGAAAGTGCGGGATGTAAAGGTTCACTTCCCGATTCACAAAGCCAAAAACTGGCCCTGGGAGAAGTCCCCGGTGCTGAAAGCCGTGGATGGCGTCAGTTTCGATCTTTTTGAAGGAGAAACCCTTGGCGTCGTCGGTGAATCCGGCTGCGGCAAATCCACCCTGGCCCGTTCCATCATTGGTCTGGTCAAGGCCACCGATGGCGAGATCTTCTGGCAGGACGACAACGTCGCCGGGCTGCCGGAAAAAGCTATGAGAGAGATCCGCAAAGATATCCAGATGATCTTTCAGGATCCGCTGGCATCACTGAACCCGAGAATGACAATAGGCGATATTATTGCCGAGCCGCTTCGCAACTATTACCCGGAGTTGTCGAAGAATGAGGTGCTCTCCCAGGTTCGCGACATGATGACCAAAGTGGGCCTGCTGCCTAACGTGATTAACCGTTATCCCCATGAATTTTCGGGGGGGCAGTGTCAGCGTATCGGTATTGCCCGGGCATTGATTCTCAAGCCCAAGCTGGTGATCTGTGATGAGCCGGTAAGTGCGCTGGACGTATCCATCCAGGCTCAGGTGGTTAACCTGCTGAAAGAACTTCAGAAACAAATGGGTCTGTCCCTGATCTTTATTGCCCACGACCTGAGCGTGGTGAAGCATATCAGCGACCGGGTGCTGGTGATGTATCTGGGCAATGAAGTGGAAACCGCCAAAGCTGAACCTATGTATGATGACCCCCGTCATCCTTACACCAAAGCGTTGTTGTCAGCGGTTCCTATTCCTGATCCGGAAATGGAGAAAAAGAAGGAGATTGAATTGCTGGAAGGCGACCTGCCTTCGCCCATCAGCCCACCCAGCGGCTGTGTGTTCAGAACCCGCTGCCCGATAGCAGAAGCCAGTTGTGCCCAGCATCGGCCAAGGTTGATGGACGTTGGCAACCAGCATTTTGCGGCCTGTCCCAAGGCTTGATGACCAGCTCACCTGTTTACCAGCAGGTGAGTTTCTTCCTGTTCAGTTAACTTTCTGGCAACCAATTCTCAGTCATAACTTGCTCAAAACTCTAGGGACAGGTTTCAGGTGAACATGCTCTCTGCTGAAATAGTACGTATGTATAGTGAACATTTTTAAAAAATACCTGCTATCTTTACTCCAGACCTTCAGGAGGCATATATGAGCAAAACCAAAACCACAGACCCCATCGATCAAGAACTATTGGAACAAGCGCATGAGTTGAATATCAATATTTCGTCCGCAGAGGAACAGCGCGTAAAGACTGAAGTCAGAAGCTTGGAAGAGGAGCGTTTGAAAAAACTTTACAAGGAAGCAATAAAAGAAATTGAACAAGTTGTTCAAGAAGATGGCTTGTTCAGTGAAGGTATAAGGACGTTTTCCGACCTGCGCCCCTGAGAGAGGTCGGACAAAACAAACAACTGACCGGCACAGCAATTAGCTTATCCGAAAAGGGCAGTACCCTGTCTCCGTTATAAACAATAACACCCCGTTGAATACACCCTGCTTTTATCAGCATTTCCTGAGCCGCAAACATTTCCTTTTTAACCGTCAGGCCTGCTTTCACTTCAATACCTGTCGCTCGTCCGTTATATCCGGATAAAATAAAATCCACTTCATATTTGCTTTTGTCACGGTAATGGAACAGTTGGCAATCCTCATCACTGACAGCGATGGCTTTCAGTAATTCTGAGCAAACCCAGGTTTCCATCATTGATCCCATCAGATTTCTATCCGCTTTAAGCGAATCTTCATTGATGCCTCTCAGGGCACACAGCAGTCCAGTGTCCACAAAATGGATTTTGGCCTGCTTGATACTTCGTTTCAGCTCATTGCGATGCCAGCCGGGAATTCGTTTTACCAGATAAAGATTCTCCAATGCCGAAACATACTTTTGCACCGATTTAATATCCATCTGCACCGCTTTTCCAAGATTGGCGTAGTTCAGGGCATCGGATGAAATAGCCGCTAACAATCTCAGCAGCTGATTCATTTCATCCAGTTTTTGCAGTTGGAATACTTCTTTGATATCCCGACGAACAAGGGCATCGGTGTAGGAACGGTGCCAGCGAACCCTTCGTTCAGGTGAGCGTTGCTGAACTTCCGGATAACCGCCGCGGACAATCGCCGAGATGGCATTATCGTATTCAAAGGACATTGAGGGCTTGGGAACAAAATCTGGAGACAGGAGTTGTTTAATAACATCGTTTTGATCAGCACTGAATAAAACCTGATGCAGCTCAGGTTGGCTGAACGGGTAGAGAGTCACGAACTCAGCTCGCCCCGCCAGAGAATCTGCCAGTGTCGGCAGCGTCATCAGATCGGCAGAGCCAGTCAGAATAAATGAACCGGGCTGACGATCTTCATCCACTAACCATTTGATCGTACGAATCAATTCAGGAGCCCTCTGAACTTCATCAATAATGACCGGGCGTGATTGCTGGCGCAGCAAGCCAACAGGATCATCACGGGCAATGGAGAGAATGTTTTCGTCATCCAGAGTGAGATAACTCCCCTTACCCTTTAGTTCGGGCAGTGCCAGAAGATGCTGGCTCAGAGTCGTCTTTCCCGACTGTCTTGGGCCGGTTATCACTACTACGGGGGTATCGGTCAGACATTCCTGAAGATACCGTTCAATAGCTCTGGCGATGTAGGGCATGTTTTTGACCAAATTGGATTTTAGATACGACTATTATGGATTTTTAGTATGACTATTATGGATTTTAGATGCGACTATTATGGATTTCAATCACTCAGTCGTACTGCGTATCGGCTGAGCAGGGCCGTAAGAACACGGCTCCCCGACCTGCTCCTTCCGAAGGATAATGATTAATTCTGCCTCAGGGGTTGTCATCTGGGCATTTCAAGGGTTTAATTCGCGCATTCTAACAACCCTGAGCTTGATCAAGGGTCGAGTCCCCCGCCAGAGTGAAGCACCTCCATAATGGTTTCGATTCACTGCTGGTCCTGAATTTCCAGACTCTCTACTGCTACCCCAACAACTGGCTGGTTGGACCTTCCCGTTATTAAGATCGGTTTTATAAGGAAAGGCATCATGCTGAAAGACAACACATACCTTGAGACCCTCTATGATGGCTACGGCCAGAGTTTTTCTGTCGATGAGATGCTGTTCGAGCAGAAAACCGAACACCAGCACCTGGTTATTTTCAACAACAAACTGTTTGGTCGCATGATGGCGCTGGACGGTGTGATCCAGACCACAGAAAAAGATGAGTTCATCTATCACGAAATGATGACTCACGTGCCTATCCTGACCCACGGCAATGCCCGGCGGGTACTGATTATCGGCGGGGGTGACGGGGGTATCCTGCGTGAAGTGCTCAAGCACAAAAGCGTTGAGCACGTCACCATGGTGGAAATCGATGGCGCGGTGGTCGAGATGTGCAAAAAGTGGCTGCCCAATCACTCCGCCGGTGCCTATGAAGATCCAAGAGCCAACCTGGTGATTGACGACGGCATCCACTTTGTCAGTAACCGAGAACAAACCCCCGACGGCAGTTTTGACGTTATCATTTCTGACTGCACAGACCCCATTGGTCCCGGTGAAGTACTGTTCTCTTCAGACTTCTATGCAGGCTGCCAACGCCTGCTGAAAGAAGATGGCATTTTTGTCGCCCAGAACGGCGTCTGCTTTATGCAGTTGGACGAAGTGGAAACCACCACCCGCCGTCTGGGTCATTATATGAAAGACTGCTACTTCTACAGCGCCGCTGTGCCCACCTACGTCGGCGGTATCATGACTTTTGCCTGGGGTGCCAAAAACCCTGAAGCCCGTCACATTTCTCTGGCAACAGTGACTGAACGTTTTGCAACCTGTGGAGTCGAAACACGGTATTACACTCCCGCTATCCATAAGGCAGCGTTTGCTCTACCCGGATACGTAGAAAAGGCGATACAGAAGGTCCATGACTAACCCAGCAATACCCGGCTTTCCGGAAGTCTCAACTGACAACCTTGAGCCCATTGACAACCTTGAGCGCATAGACAGCCTTGAGCCCACAAACAGCGAATGGAGCGTGGAAGCGTCACGCTCCACCTACAATGCCCGCTATTGGAGCCAGGGATACTTCGATATTAACGACAATGGCGAAGTCGTCTATTTGCCTAAGGGCAGACCGGCGGTCAGTCTCAATAATATTGCGGCTCAACTGGTTCGCAAAGGTGCGTCACTGCCGATCCTGGTGCGTTTCCCGGAGATTCTTCATGACCGGGTTAACACACTGTGCGACGCCTTTAACCAGGCCATTGGGGAATATGGCTATGGCAATGATTATCTGGCGGTTTATCCCATCAAGGTGAATCAGCAGCGGGCCGTGGTCGAAGAGATTCTGGACTGTCAGTCCGCCCGACAGGATCGCCAGCTGGGCCTTGAGTGTGGCAGTAAACCTGAGCTGCTGGCGGTACTGGCCATGGCCAAGCGCGCCAGCTCTGTCATTGTTTGCAATGGCTACAAAGACAGGGAATATATTCGTCTGGCGCTGATCGGTGAAAAGCTCGGGCATCAGGTCTACATCGTCCTGGAAAAAATCACTGAGCTGGAAATGGTGCTGAAGGAGGCCAGGGAACTGGGTGTCTCCCCAAGACTGGGCCTTCGTGTTCGCCTTGCGTCCCAGGGCCAGGGCAAATGGCAGGCCAGCGGTGGCGAAAAGTCCAAGTTTGGCCTGTCTGCCAGTCAGGTACTGAATGTCATCAAGCGGCTCAAAGACAATGGCAATATGGACTCCTTGCAGCTGCTGCATTTCCATCTGGGTTCCCAGATGTCGAATATTCGTGATATCCGCAAGGGTATCAGCGAGTGCGCAAGGGTTTATACCGAACTGTGTCGTCTGGGTGCACCGATCCATTGTCTGGATGTGGGTGGCGGTCTGGCTGTGGACTATGAAGGTACCCGAAGCCAGAGTTCCTGTTCCATGAACTACAGCCTCCAGGAATATGCGAACAATATCGTTTATACCCTGGGGGATCTTTGCGCTGAGCAAAACATTCCGGTACCAAGAATTATCTCCGAGTCGGGTAGAAACCTGACGGCGCACCACGCGGTCCTGATCACTGACGTAGTGGGTGTTGAAAGCTACGAGCCGGAAGAACTTTCGGCCCCGGGCAAAGAAGCGCCGCAACTGCTCCATAATATGTGGCGCTCCTGGGAAGACCTGGTCAAAGGGGTTGAGCAACGGGCACAGGTTGAGCTGTTCCACGATACCCAGAGTGACCTTTCCGAGGTTCATTCCCAGTTCGAAATGGGCCTGCTGGATCTGGAACAGAGAGCCTGGGCTGAAAGTATTAATTTGAGAATCTGTTATGAGCTGTCCAGACGACTGTCTCATAAAAACCGTTCCCACAGACCGCTGATCGATGAACTGAGTGAAAAACTGGCTGACAAGTTCTACGTCAACTTTTCCCTGTTCCAGTCTTTGCCCGATGCCTGGGGCATTGACCAGGTGTTCCCGGTATTGCCGCTTTCCGGCCTCAACCGACCTCCCCAAAAGCGTGCGGTTATGCTGGATATTACCTGTGATTCCGATGGCACCATTGACCAGTACGTTGATGGCCAGGGGATTGAAACCACTTTGCCCGTACCTGAGTGGCATCCGGACAAGCCTTATATGATTGGTATTTTCCTGGTCGGTGCCTACCAGGAAATTCTGGGGGACATGCACAATTTATTTGGCGACACCGACACAGTATCCATTCGTGTCACGGACCTGGGATTGATTGAGATGTTTGATTTCCAGGCCGGAGACACCGTCGAAGATGTTCTTAATTACGTGAACCTGAAACCAGAAAGCTTCCTGCATACCTATCAGAAACTGGTGGCAGAGTACCTGCCAGAATCAAACCGGGCTCAGGTGCTGGCAGAACTGGAAGCAGGCCTTAAAGGCTACACCTACCTTGAACACCTTGGAGGAAATGAGCTGTGATGTTCTTCGAAGGCTCTGAAAAAAAAGTAGAAGTCATTACAGCAGCTGAAGCAGGCTCGCTGCGTGAGCTGGGCAAAGACTTCTGGTCTGCTGTTGTCGCCAAGGCTCAGGCGGAAATTCTGACGACCCTGAGCAATGACTATTGCGACGCCTACCTGCTATCTGAATCCAGTCTCTTTGTCTGGAAAGACCGTTTCCTGATGCTGACCTGTGGCACCACCACCCTGGCCGATGCCTTCCTGTACTTTCTGGAGCACATCGCCGACAGGCATATTCTGTTTGCCAGCTTCCAGCGCAAGAATGAGTACCTGTCACATCTGCAGAAAACTTCTTTTGAGCAGGACATTCATCGGATTCAGTCGGAACTGGAGGGCAGCGCATTCCGCGTTGGCAGTCTGGACAGTCATCACAACTATATTTTCCATCTGAATCGTCCTTATCAGCCCCAGGACGACGACCAGACCAGCGAATTACTGATGTATCACATCAAGGGAACCGCGGCTCAGTACCTGCGCAGTGAAGGGCAAACCATTGAAGGCATCCGGAAATTACTCAGACTGGATGAAATCCTGCCGGGTTTTGATCTCAGTGACTGGCTGTTTGAACCTTTTGGTTACTCTCTCAACGCCATCAGGGGTGATCGTTACGCCACTTTCCATATCACGCCTCAGGAGGAAAGCTCCTATGTCAGCTTTGAAACCAACCTGAATATGGAGGACACCGCCATTCTGGAAAAGTTGCTGGAAGCCCTGTGCCCGGGCAGCTGGGATCTGATTGGCTTTAATACACCGGCTCCCCTGCGTGAAAATGGCAAGTTCAGTTGTCTGACGGAATGCCGTCTGCCTCTGAAGTGCGGCTATGATATGAGTTTCAATCATTACCAGCACAAAGATCAGCGCCCGGTAAAGGCCGTTGAATTGACGGGAAAAACATTATGACAACACTGAAAAAAAAGGAAGATCACTCTCTCTACGCCAATGCCTTTGGCTTTTTGCGACGGCCTCTGGATTTCGACCCTGTTCAGTCCGATGCTGACCTGATTATTACCGGCATTCCTTTTGATCTGGCAACAACAGGACGCAGTGGTGCCCGTTTTGGTCCTGAGGCTATTCGCAAGGCTTCCGTTAATCTGGCCTGGGAAGGCAAACGCTGGCCCTGGTTCTTTAACCTGAAAGACCATCTATCCATAGCTGACTGCGGTGACCTGGTGTTTGAATGCGGTAACGCCCAGGATATGAGCGATGCCCTGTTCCAACATGCCGACCAGTTATTGTCTGCTGGTAAACGTATGCTGACGTTTGGCGGTGATCACTTTATTACCCTGCCTTTGCTAAGAGCCCACGCCAAACATCATGGCCCTTTGGCACTGATCCATTTTGATGCTCATACCGATGACTATGATCAGGGTGGCCAGTTCGACCATGGAACCATGTTTTACCATGCCCAGACTGAAGGGTTGATTGACGCTTCCGTTTCGACCCAGATTGGTATTCGCACCACTTACGACCGGAAGAATACGCTCTTCAATGTTCTTGATGCCAATTACGTTAACGGTGCTCCTGTAGCGGAGATCATCGGCAACATACGTGAAAAAGCAGGTGATCGTCGTGTTTATCTGACCTTTGATATCGACTGTCTGGACCCGGCTTATGCTCCGGGCACCGGCACACCGGTTTGCGGCGGCCTGACCTCTGACCGGGCTTTACAGCTACTGAGAGGTTTGCAGGGACTGGATATTGTCGGTATGGATGTGGTTGAAGTCGCACCGGCTTATGATCACGCCGATATTACCGCACTGGCGGGTGCTACGATTGCGCTGGAGATGCTTTATTTGCAGGCATCTCAATCAAAAGACAGTTGACAAACATTCAGCTCAGACAAGCTGCTCGCTGGCGGCCTGTCTGGCAGGAAGCTGTCCTATCACTCTGATCACATCAAGCCTGTTGGAAGATGAGAGCAGGGCAGGATGTGAGCCTGCTTCCGGAAATATCGGTTCTCCCTTGTTAGCCAACCTGAACGCTTCCAAAACAAGATCGCTGCAATAACAGATTCGACCACCAATATCGGATTGCGCATGATCTTCCGAAGAGACACCATCATTGTGAGGAATATGTAATTGCTCATCCACGAAGGCCAAAGCTTTATCCACTAAAGGAAGCCATGGGGACTTGAGACGAGCTACCAGAATGCAAGGTCGTCCCAGTCCATCACAAACAGATTTCCCGATAAATTGATTCAGGGTTATTGTCTGAACCTTTGGCATAACCGCTTCAACCAACTCCCCGCTGCTCCTTACCATGGCCACATGATTCAGAGCCATGCCATTGTGACCAGCAAACAGTCTACTGGTAGCCCACTCCTGCTCTCCCCCCTTGCGGAGTTGAAACAGGAGGTCACCTTTTTGCAGGTCTGGCACAAGTGCGGAGTTTGGTTGCTGGGTCATTTAGCCACCGGAAAGCTCATTTCTCAGCATTTCCAGAACAGGAGTGGTCTCCGGGCGAACCCCTCTCCAGATAGCAAATTGCTCTGCGGCCTGTTCCACCAGCATACCCAGACCATCAATAACCGTTCCTGCACCCTGATCCAGGGCCCACTGATTGAATACGGTATGAGACGCTGAATACATCATGTCGTAACAGCAGGTTGAAGGAGCAATCACGGATGACGGGACAGGGGGCAGGTCGCCGTGCAAACTGGCGGAAGTACCGTTGATAATGATGTCAAAAAAACCTTCCAGTTCTGAAAAGCCGGAAACTGTTACGAGTTGCTCCGGAAACAGGCCAGCCAGGGTCTCGGCCTTGCTGACCGTTCGATTGGCAATCACCAGCTCCGATGGCTCCTGGGCAAGGATCGGCTCAAGGACACCTCTTACCGCACCACCAGCCCCGAGAACCAGCACCCGCGCGTCCCTGATTGAAACACCATTGTTGACCGTCAGATCCTGAACCAGACCCAGCCCATCGGTGTTGTCGCCATTGAGAACACCTTTGTCATCCACCCAGAGGGTATTCACGGCCCCCGCTTTTTCAGCCCTTGCCGTTCGCACGGCTGATAGCTGCCAGGCCTGCTCTTTAAACGGAACCGTGACACTGAGACCCAGGTAGCCACCATTATCAAAGAAACGTTTTACGGCCTCCTCAAAGTCATCAACGGGAACCAGCTGGGCGTTGTAACTCAGCCTGTGCCTGACGGACTCGGCAAACATCGCATGAATTTTGGGCGATTTGCTGTGTTCAATGGGGTTTCCCATCACAGCGTAGTGATCAACAGGTATGGCCATAATGTTTTCTATCTCAGACCCACTCTCTTGGTTTCAGAAATTCATTGTACAAACGAGCCTCTTCCGTCCCGTCTTCCGGGTGCCAGTTGTAATCCCAGCGCACAACCGGTGGCAGGGACATCAGGATAGACTCGGTGCGCCCGCCGGATTGCAGGCCAAATAGTGTGCCTCGGTCGTACACAAGATTAAACTCAACGTAACGCCCCCGCCGGTACTCCTGAAAATAACGGTTTTGTTTCGTGTATTCTGTGTTTTTACGCTTCTGGACAATGGGCAGATACGCTTCGATATAGCTGTTGCCCACCGCCTGCATAAACTCGAAACAGCGTTCAAAGGGCCATTCGTTGAGGTCATCGTAGAACAAACCGCCGATACCACGGGGCTCATTCCGATGCTTCAGGAAGAAGTAATCGTCACACCATTTCTTGTAACGAGGATAAACCT contains these protein-coding regions:
- the speE gene encoding polyamine aminopropyltransferase produces the protein MLKDNTYLETLYDGYGQSFSVDEMLFEQKTEHQHLVIFNNKLFGRMMALDGVIQTTEKDEFIYHEMMTHVPILTHGNARRVLIIGGGDGGILREVLKHKSVEHVTMVEIDGAVVEMCKKWLPNHSAGAYEDPRANLVIDDGIHFVSNREQTPDGSFDVIISDCTDPIGPGEVLFSSDFYAGCQRLLKEDGIFVAQNGVCFMQLDEVETTTRRLGHYMKDCYFYSAAVPTYVGGIMTFAWGAKNPEARHISLATVTERFATCGVETRYYTPAIHKAAFALPGYVEKAIQKVHD
- the speA gene encoding biosynthetic arginine decarboxylase, whose protein sequence is MTNPAIPGFPEVSTDNLEPIDNLERIDSLEPTNSEWSVEASRSTYNARYWSQGYFDINDNGEVVYLPKGRPAVSLNNIAAQLVRKGASLPILVRFPEILHDRVNTLCDAFNQAIGEYGYGNDYLAVYPIKVNQQRAVVEEILDCQSARQDRQLGLECGSKPELLAVLAMAKRASSVIVCNGYKDREYIRLALIGEKLGHQVYIVLEKITELEMVLKEARELGVSPRLGLRVRLASQGQGKWQASGGEKSKFGLSASQVLNVIKRLKDNGNMDSLQLLHFHLGSQMSNIRDIRKGISECARVYTELCRLGAPIHCLDVGGGLAVDYEGTRSQSSCSMNYSLQEYANNIVYTLGDLCAEQNIPVPRIISESGRNLTAHHAVLITDVVGVESYEPEELSAPGKEAPQLLHNMWRSWEDLVKGVEQRAQVELFHDTQSDLSEVHSQFEMGLLDLEQRAWAESINLRICYELSRRLSHKNRSHRPLIDELSEKLADKFYVNFSLFQSLPDAWGIDQVFPVLPLSGLNRPPQKRAVMLDITCDSDGTIDQYVDGQGIETTLPVPEWHPDKPYMIGIFLVGAYQEILGDMHNLFGDTDTVSIRVTDLGLIEMFDFQAGDTVEDVLNYVNLKPESFLHTYQKLVAEYLPESNRAQVLAELEAGLKGYTYLEHLGGNEL
- a CDS encoding S-adenosylmethionine decarboxylase proenzyme, translating into MFFEGSEKKVEVITAAEAGSLRELGKDFWSAVVAKAQAEILTTLSNDYCDAYLLSESSLFVWKDRFLMLTCGTTTLADAFLYFLEHIADRHILFASFQRKNEYLSHLQKTSFEQDIHRIQSELEGSAFRVGSLDSHHNYIFHLNRPYQPQDDDQTSELLMYHIKGTAAQYLRSEGQTIEGIRKLLRLDEILPGFDLSDWLFEPFGYSLNAIRGDRYATFHITPQEESSYVSFETNLNMEDTAILEKLLEALCPGSWDLIGFNTPAPLRENGKFSCLTECRLPLKCGYDMSFNHYQHKDQRPVKAVELTGKTL
- the speB gene encoding agmatinase, giving the protein MTTLKKKEDHSLYANAFGFLRRPLDFDPVQSDADLIITGIPFDLATTGRSGARFGPEAIRKASVNLAWEGKRWPWFFNLKDHLSIADCGDLVFECGNAQDMSDALFQHADQLLSAGKRMLTFGGDHFITLPLLRAHAKHHGPLALIHFDAHTDDYDQGGQFDHGTMFYHAQTEGLIDASVSTQIGIRTTYDRKNTLFNVLDANYVNGAPVAEIIGNIREKAGDRRVYLTFDIDCLDPAYAPGTGTPVCGGLTSDRALQLLRGLQGLDIVGMDVVEVAPAYDHADITALAGATIALEMLYLQASQSKDS
- a CDS encoding YiiX/YebB-like N1pC/P60 family cysteine hydrolase — encoded protein: MTQQPNSALVPDLQKGDLLFQLRKGGEQEWATSRLFAGHNGMALNHVAMVRSSGELVEAVMPKVQTITLNQFIGKSVCDGLGRPCILVARLKSPWLPLVDKALAFVDEQLHIPHNDGVSSEDHAQSDIGGRICYCSDLVLEAFRLANKGEPIFPEAGSHPALLSSSNRLDVIRVIGQLPARQAASEQLV
- the aroE gene encoding shikimate dehydrogenase, producing MAIPVDHYAVMGNPIEHSKSPKIHAMFAESVRHRLSYNAQLVPVDDFEEAVKRFFDNGGYLGLSVTVPFKEQAWQLSAVRTARAEKAGAVNTLWVDDKGVLNGDNTDGLGLVQDLTVNNGVSIRDARVLVLGAGGAVRGVLEPILAQEPSELVIANRTVSKAETLAGLFPEQLVTVSGFSELEGFFDIIINGTSASLHGDLPPVPSSVIAPSTCCYDMMYSASHTVFNQWALDQGAGTVIDGLGMLVEQAAEQFAIWRGVRPETTPVLEMLRNELSGG